The following are encoded together in the Halictus rubicundus isolate RS-2024b unplaced genomic scaffold, iyHalRubi1_principal scaffold0344, whole genome shotgun sequence genome:
- the LOC143364218 gene encoding uncharacterized protein LOC143364218: protein MSSLFHYLGQVSYFYEFFVLDVTISIIHGLLLYDFFLRKYNSLNIDNLSKIGNLLFNYAFWYRCCGSITPKSTWGKIATMGYASLGIPLTVVYLSSAGGLLSRCARGVFTHALCCCLCSNCGYCCYDERRMEEKERRMRKKRQQEEVAQQQQQLQLQEPFYVRANASTFTSTVASPKDEVSSLGSGDRPNVTILAPISICLGAILCYIVAGAFTLHKLDDWSFVDASYFCFMSMSTIGFGDMVPGSYPRQNLYESRNVTIWFCSCYIMSGIAITAMCFNILHDEIVHRLSHQVEKPEPIKASPSVDELSTDPFALTS, encoded by the exons ATGTCATCGTTGTTTCACTATTTAggtcaagtgtcctacttttatgaatttttcgtactcgaCGTCAC CATCAGCATTATCCACGGTTTATTGTTATACGATTTCTTTTTACGAAAATATaatagtttaaatatcgacaacttatcgaaaattggaaatttactGTTCAATTATGCCTTCTGGTACCGCT GTTGCGGTAGCATAACGCCGAAATCCACGTGGGGTAAAATCGCGACCATGGGTTACGCCAGCCTCGGGATCCCGTTGACTGTGGTTTACCTATCGAGCGCCGGAGGTCTGTTATCCAGATGTGCCAGAGGTGTCTTTACACATGCTCTTTGCTGCTGCCTTTGTTCGAATTGCGGCTATTGTTGCTACGATGAAAGAAGAATGGAG GAGAAGGAGAGACGAATGAGGAAGAAAAGGCAGCAGGAAGAAGTGgctcagcagcaacagcaattgCAGTTACAGGAGCCCTTTTATGTCCGCGCAAATGCGTCAACGTTCACGAGCACAGTGGCCAGCCCAAAGGACGAAGTGTCGAGTCTTGGCTCCGGTGACAGGCCAAACGTTACTATACTCGCACCAATCAGCATTTGTCTCGGTGCAATACTGTGCTACATTGTGGCAGGCGCTTTTACTCTGCACAAGTTGGACGACTGGTCCTTTGTGG ATGCAAGCTACTTCTGCTTCATGAGCATGAGCACGATTGGGTTCGGCGATATGGTTCCCGGTTCCTACCCCCGTCAGAATCTTTACGAGTCGAGGAACGTAACCATTTGGTTTTGCTCCTGCTACATAATGTCTGGGATCGCAATCACCGCGATGTGCTTCAACATCCTCCATGATGAGATCGTCCATAGGCTCAG